The region AGTACTCCAGCTCAACTCCGGATGCAGCCGCTGAGGCATTGTTCGCAGGGCCCGATGTCCACAATTGGCCTTCCGCTTGGCGTCGCAATGATTGCCTACCTGGTGAGGAGGCGGCAGATTTTCAGCTGAGCCGGACTCCGTCCACGAACCCGCGCATCGCCCGCGCCACCTGCTCGGGCTGCTCGAGCGGCGCGTAGTGTCCGGCGGCAGTGATGCGCTGCAACTTGCTGCCGGAAATCCCGCGCTGCATCAGCTCGGCGTCGGCCTGCGGCGTGACGATGTCTTCGTCGCCGACAAGAATGAGCGTCGGCACATTGATCGTCTTCAGCGTGGGAACGGAGTCGGGACGCGCCGCCATGCCGTGCTGCACGGCGACGATGCCGGCCACCGTCGCGGTGCTCATCATCTGCCGCGCCGCGTCGGCGATGTCAGGACGGTTGCGCCGCGTGCTCTCTCCGACGAGGCGCTCCACGCTCTTCTCCACGAACCCGGCGGGCCCGGTCTTCTGTACGTCTTCGGCGGCCTGCAAACGGGCGCGCCGGGCTTCGTCGCTATCGGCCTGAGCCTTGGTGTCCACCAGGATCAGCGCTGCCACGCGCTCGCGATGCCGCCGCCAGAATTCGAACAGGATGTATCCGCCGATGGAGTTGCCGGCAAACACGGCGCGGCCGGCGCCCGCGTCGTCGAGCACGCGGACCAGGTCGGCAGCGTGCTTTTCCATGGTGGCCGGGCCGTCGCCG is a window of Terriglobales bacterium DNA encoding:
- a CDS encoding alpha/beta fold hydrolase — protein: MQTRSGDTEIAYQVLGNGPPVVLLHPFPAHHGVWAPAAAELAARYRIILPDLRGHGQSPPGDGPATMEKHAADLVRVLDDAGAGRAVFAGNSIGGYILFEFWRRHRERVAALILVDTKAQADSDEARRARLQAAEDVQKTGPAGFVEKSVERLVGESTRRNRPDIADAARQMMSTATVAGIVAVQHGMAARPDSVPTLKTINVPTLILVGDEDIVTPQADAELMQRGISGSKLQRITAAGHYAPLEQPEQVARAMRGFVDGVRLS